The Sphingosinithalassobacter sp. CS137 genome includes a region encoding these proteins:
- a CDS encoding TldD/PmbA family protein has translation MLTTDQARDRVQDIVQRALAAGADAADAVFAADNALSVSVRMGALEAVDRSESEELGLRVFVGRRSASVATSELASDELDTLVSRALAMAREAPEDRWAGLAPEERLLHGTPPLLDLDDGANVNPQALRDRALEAEDAARAVAGVTNSEGGSAGASRSVMALATSHGFAGAYSVSSHGISASVLAGTGSGMERDHAHHSARHATLLESPATIGRRAGERAVARLNPARVPSGAMPVVFDPRVAGSLLGHFVSAIAGGAITRKSSFLLDAMGRQVFANGIRIVDDPHRPRGLRSRGFDGEGLPVQPLALVEDGVLQSWLLDSAAARQLDLEPTGHAARGIGGGPGVSASNLYMEAGNVPPQTLIADIARGVLVTELIGQGVNGVTGDYSRGAAGFLIEAGEVTRPVSEITIAGNLAAMYRALVPANDLEFRYGVNAPTLRVDGMTVAGD, from the coding sequence ATGTTGACCACCGATCAGGCGCGCGACCGCGTCCAGGATATTGTCCAGCGTGCGCTCGCCGCCGGCGCGGATGCCGCGGATGCCGTGTTCGCCGCAGACAATGCGCTTTCCGTCTCGGTCCGGATGGGCGCGCTCGAAGCCGTCGATCGCTCCGAAAGCGAGGAACTGGGTCTGCGCGTCTTCGTGGGGCGCCGCTCGGCGAGCGTTGCCACCTCCGAACTCGCCTCCGACGAACTCGACACGCTGGTCTCGCGTGCGCTGGCGATGGCGCGCGAGGCGCCCGAAGATCGCTGGGCGGGTCTCGCGCCCGAGGAGCGGTTGCTCCATGGCACGCCGCCGCTGCTCGATCTCGACGACGGCGCAAACGTCAATCCGCAGGCGCTGCGCGACCGCGCGCTGGAAGCCGAGGACGCCGCGCGTGCCGTTGCGGGCGTCACCAACAGCGAGGGCGGCAGCGCCGGCGCCTCGCGCAGCGTTATGGCGCTCGCGACCAGCCACGGCTTCGCCGGCGCCTATTCGGTCAGCAGCCACGGCATTTCGGCAAGTGTTCTGGCGGGAACCGGCAGCGGCATGGAGCGCGACCATGCGCATCATTCGGCGCGACACGCCACGCTGCTCGAATCGCCCGCGACGATCGGCCGCCGCGCCGGCGAGCGCGCCGTGGCCCGGCTGAATCCGGCGCGCGTGCCGAGCGGCGCGATGCCCGTGGTGTTCGATCCGCGCGTCGCGGGCAGCCTGCTCGGGCATTTCGTTTCGGCGATCGCGGGCGGCGCGATCACGCGCAAATCGAGCTTCCTCCTCGATGCGATGGGGCGGCAGGTGTTCGCCAACGGTATCCGCATCGTCGACGATCCGCACCGTCCGCGCGGGCTGCGCAGCCGCGGCTTCGATGGCGAAGGGCTCCCGGTTCAGCCGCTCGCGCTTGTCGAGGACGGTGTGCTGCAGAGCTGGTTGCTCGACAGCGCCGCCGCGCGCCAGCTCGATCTCGAACCCACCGGCCATGCGGCGCGCGGGATCGGCGGCGGGCCAGGCGTGTCGGCCAGCAATCTCTACATGGAGGCGGGCAACGTCCCACCCCAGACGCTGATCGCCGACATCGCGCGCGGCGTTCTCGTCACCGAACTGATCGGCCAGGGCGTCAACGGCGTGACCGGCGACTATAGCCGCGGCGCCGCCGGTTTCCTGATCGAAGCCGGCGAGGTCACGCGGCCGGTGTCGGAAATCACCATCGCCGGCAATCTCGCCGCCATGTATCGCGCGCTCGTTCCCGCCAACGATCTCGAATTCCGCTACGGCGTCAATGCGCCGACGCTGCGGGTCGACGGCATGACGGTGGCCGGTGACTGA
- a CDS encoding glutamate--cysteine ligase, giving the protein MSTKTVSDSNAPVIEHRSQLIDYFAGGEKPKDRWRIGTEHEKFVYSTVDLHAPSYDEPGGIRDLLLALTEFGWKPVEEGGKVIALSGPDGTVSLEPAGQLELSGAPLDNLHQTCAEADRHLKQVKAVGEKLGLGFLGLGMWPDKARADLPMMPKGRYGIMASHMPRVGTLGLDMMLRTCTIQVNLDYSSETDMAQKFRVGLALQPLATALFANSPFTERKPNGFLSFRSHIWSDTDPHRTGMLPFVFEDGFGYERYADYALDVPMYFVYRDGRYINAAGLSFRDFLKGELAVLPGEKPTMDDWADHLSTAFPEVRLKTFLEMRGADGGPWGRICALPALWVGLLYDQGALDAAWDLVKHWTMDEREALRSAVPRLALDAPLPGGGTLRDIAGDVLDIAGAGLAARARLNASGDNETGFLDPLREIVRSGKVPAQTLLDKFAGEWNGDVCCIYRETKF; this is encoded by the coding sequence ATGAGCACGAAGACGGTTTCGGACAGCAACGCACCGGTGATCGAGCACCGGTCGCAGCTCATCGACTATTTCGCCGGAGGCGAAAAGCCGAAGGACCGCTGGCGGATCGGCACCGAGCACGAGAAATTCGTCTATTCGACGGTCGATCTGCATGCGCCGAGCTATGACGAGCCGGGTGGCATCCGCGACCTGCTGCTGGCGCTGACCGAGTTCGGCTGGAAGCCGGTCGAGGAAGGCGGCAAGGTGATCGCGCTTTCCGGACCCGACGGGACGGTGAGCCTCGAGCCGGCGGGCCAGCTAGAGCTTTCGGGCGCACCGCTCGACAATCTCCACCAGACCTGCGCCGAGGCCGACCGGCACCTGAAGCAAGTGAAGGCGGTGGGCGAGAAGTTGGGGCTGGGTTTCCTCGGGCTCGGCATGTGGCCCGACAAAGCGCGCGCCGACCTGCCGATGATGCCCAAGGGCCGCTACGGCATCATGGCGAGCCACATGCCGCGCGTGGGAACGCTGGGGCTCGACATGATGCTGCGCACCTGCACCATCCAGGTGAACCTCGATTATTCGAGCGAAACCGACATGGCGCAGAAGTTTCGCGTTGGGCTGGCGCTCCAGCCGCTGGCGACCGCGCTGTTCGCCAATTCGCCCTTCACCGAGCGCAAGCCCAACGGCTTCCTCAGCTTCCGCAGCCATATCTGGTCGGACACCGATCCGCACCGCACCGGCATGCTGCCTTTCGTGTTCGAGGACGGCTTCGGATACGAGCGCTATGCCGATTATGCGCTCGATGTGCCGATGTACTTCGTTTATCGCGACGGTCGGTACATCAACGCCGCTGGGCTGAGTTTCCGCGACTTTCTGAAGGGCGAGCTTGCCGTGCTCCCCGGCGAGAAGCCGACGATGGACGATTGGGCGGATCACCTCTCGACTGCCTTTCCCGAAGTGCGGCTCAAGACCTTCCTCGAGATGCGCGGCGCCGACGGGGGCCCCTGGGGCCGGATCTGCGCGCTGCCCGCGCTGTGGGTGGGGCTGCTCTACGATCAGGGGGCGCTCGACGCCGCCTGGGATCTGGTGAAGCACTGGACGATGGACGAGCGCGAGGCGCTGCGCAGCGCCGTGCCCAGGCTGGCGCTCGATGCGCCGCTGCCCGGTGGCGGCACCTTGCGCGACATCGCCGGCGACGTGCTCGACATTGCGGGCGCCGGACTGGCCGCACGCGCCCGGCTCAATGCCTCGGGCGATAACGAGACCGGTTTCCTCGATCCGCTGCGCGAGATCGTGCGCAGCGGCAAAGTGCCCGCGCAGACGCTGCTCGACAAGTTCGCCGGCGAGTGGAACGGCGACGTCTGCTGCATTTATCGCGAGACGAAATTCTAG
- a CDS encoding methyltransferase family protein, with protein sequence MYHDAGLARHAATDPRPRSAVSGGVGFAGLAGMTLWVAVARQYGLDGPYAALVNVAACAVPMLLWSIFVDKVHRAPSTGIDWSGARPWRETLDISITKLAGLWLTWGGIAVIYAVCRFYWEGGFPFAMWCFQMAAPGLFLLSIPYVLWIDRRLVDPRDGAWALGAWLMGSKEPVDGAAIANHLRSWAVKGFFLAFMLAIVPPGFGEFVRWDMSGLWSDPVALANWLITFMFVIDVAFATAGYILTFRPLDSHIRSANPFAAAWAAALICYPPFILMGEGGPLDYHPGTADWTHWYAGHDWLLAANGAILVGLTAVYAWATVAFGIRFSNLTHRGILTHGPYRFTRHPAYLSKNLFWWFATIPMFTTGSWTDAVRATVLMAVVAGVYYWRAKTEERHLSLDPAYRDYSAWMERNGPVPRFFAAVTGRRRSVEG encoded by the coding sequence ATGTATCACGACGCAGGCCTTGCCCGGCACGCCGCCACCGATCCGCGTCCGCGGTCCGCCGTGAGCGGTGGAGTCGGCTTCGCGGGTCTGGCTGGGATGACGCTCTGGGTGGCGGTCGCGCGGCAGTACGGCCTCGACGGGCCCTATGCCGCACTGGTCAACGTCGCCGCCTGTGCAGTGCCGATGCTGCTCTGGTCGATCTTCGTCGACAAGGTGCACCGCGCGCCCAGCACCGGGATCGACTGGAGCGGCGCGCGTCCGTGGCGCGAAACGCTCGATATCAGCATCACCAAGCTCGCCGGCCTGTGGCTCACCTGGGGCGGCATCGCCGTGATCTACGCCGTCTGCCGCTTCTATTGGGAGGGCGGCTTTCCCTTCGCCATGTGGTGCTTCCAGATGGCGGCGCCGGGGCTGTTCCTGCTCTCGATCCCCTATGTGCTGTGGATCGACCGGCGGCTGGTCGATCCCAGGGACGGCGCCTGGGCGCTCGGTGCCTGGCTGATGGGATCGAAGGAGCCGGTCGATGGGGCGGCGATCGCCAATCACCTGCGCAGCTGGGCGGTAAAGGGGTTCTTCCTCGCCTTCATGCTGGCGATCGTGCCGCCCGGCTTCGGCGAATTCGTGCGGTGGGACATGAGCGGGCTCTGGTCCGATCCGGTGGCGCTCGCCAACTGGCTCATCACCTTCATGTTCGTAATCGACGTGGCGTTCGCGACCGCGGGCTATATCCTCACTTTCCGCCCGCTCGACAGCCATATCCGCAGCGCCAACCCGTTCGCCGCCGCCTGGGCGGCCGCGCTGATCTGCTACCCGCCCTTCATCCTGATGGGCGAGGGCGGGCCGCTCGACTATCATCCCGGCACCGCCGACTGGACGCACTGGTACGCCGGGCACGACTGGCTGCTGGCCGCGAACGGCGCGATCCTCGTCGGACTGACGGCGGTGTATGCGTGGGCGACCGTCGCCTTCGGCATCCGCTTCTCCAACCTCACCCACCGCGGCATCCTCACCCACGGGCCGTATCGCTTCACACGCCATCCGGCCTATCTTTCGAAGAATCTCTTCTGGTGGTTCGCGACGATTCCGATGTTCACCACCGGAAGCTGGACCGATGCGGTGCGCGCGACCGTGCTGATGGCCGTGGTCGCCGGCGTCTATTACTGGCGCGCCAAGACCGAGGAGCGGCATCTGAGCCTCGATCCGGCCTATCGCGACTATAGCGCCTGGATGGAGCGCAACGGTCCTGTCCCGCGCTTCTTCGCTGCGGTTACGGGTCGGCGACGGAGCGTGGAGGGCTGA
- a CDS encoding 16S rRNA (uracil(1498)-N(3))-methyltransferase, producing the protein MTATPAWPPDSTPRLYLETPLAAGQMLRIEETQAHYLISVMRLKPGEPVRLFDDATGEWLAIARDVRKRDLTLEVTRQLAPREPVPDLWLCVAPIKKGRIDWMAEKACELGVARFQPVITRRTVVDRLNLKRLHAHMVEAAEQCGRTALPELAKPATLAELLRDWPEGRALFFADETGGEPALKSMRAHAGPAAILIGPEGGFDDAERAAIRALPQAVGIALGPRILRADTAAAASVALWMGAAGDW; encoded by the coding sequence ATGACCGCGACACCCGCCTGGCCGCCGGACTCCACGCCGCGCCTTTATCTCGAGACCCCGCTCGCCGCCGGGCAGATGCTGCGGATCGAGGAGACGCAGGCGCACTACCTCATTTCGGTGATGCGGCTGAAGCCGGGCGAGCCCGTCCGCCTGTTCGACGACGCAACGGGCGAGTGGCTGGCGATCGCGCGCGACGTGCGCAAGCGCGACCTGACCCTGGAAGTGACGCGGCAGCTGGCGCCGCGCGAACCGGTGCCCGACCTGTGGCTGTGCGTGGCGCCGATCAAGAAGGGCCGGATCGACTGGATGGCCGAAAAGGCGTGCGAGCTGGGCGTCGCCCGCTTCCAGCCGGTGATCACGCGCCGCACCGTCGTCGACCGGCTGAACCTGAAGCGGCTGCACGCGCATATGGTGGAGGCCGCCGAGCAATGCGGGCGCACCGCGCTGCCCGAACTGGCCAAGCCGGCGACGCTCGCCGAGCTGCTGCGCGACTGGCCCGAGGGACGCGCGCTGTTCTTCGCCGACGAGACAGGCGGCGAGCCCGCCCTGAAATCGATGCGCGCGCATGCCGGGCCGGCGGCGATACTGATCGGGCCGGAGGGCGGCTTCGACGATGCCGAACGCGCCGCGATCCGGGCGCTGCCGCAGGCGGTGGGGATCGCACTCGGCCCGCGCATCCTGCGCGCCGACACGGCGGCGGCGGCGTCAGTGGCACTGTGGATGGGTGCGGCGGGCGACTGGTAG
- the ubiA gene encoding 4-hydroxybenzoate octaprenyltransferase gives MTAPDPAVPDTEHRGLVGMLPARLRPYALLARFDRPIGWWLLYWPGAWAICLSGRAVERWDMLLWFLLGAIAMRGAGCTYNDIVDRDLDRQVARTASRPLASGAVSLRAAWAWLLVQCLVGLLVLVQLRPAAALVALASLAPVAAYPFMKRITWWPQAWLGLVFSWAALVGWVEMDTGLLAPMAWLYAGCVLWVIGYDTIYAVQDLEDDALVGVRSSARAMGRHVRLGVALCYAGALTLWSAAIWTVRPDALALVALLPMALHLGWQVATLRPRDGANALVRFRSNRNAGVLMAAACFVVGTSSL, from the coding sequence ATGACCGCACCCGATCCGGCAGTTCCGGATACCGAGCATCGCGGCCTGGTCGGGATGCTGCCGGCTCGCCTGCGTCCCTATGCCCTGCTCGCGCGCTTCGACCGGCCGATCGGCTGGTGGCTGCTCTACTGGCCGGGCGCCTGGGCGATCTGCCTGTCGGGCCGCGCGGTCGAGCGTTGGGACATGCTGCTCTGGTTTCTGCTCGGTGCGATCGCGATGCGCGGCGCGGGCTGCACCTACAACGACATCGTCGATCGCGACCTCGATCGTCAGGTGGCGCGTACCGCGAGCCGCCCGCTGGCGAGCGGCGCCGTCTCGCTCCGGGCTGCGTGGGCATGGCTGTTGGTGCAGTGCCTCGTCGGTCTGCTCGTGCTGGTGCAGCTCCGTCCGGCCGCGGCGCTCGTCGCGCTCGCCAGTCTCGCGCCGGTCGCCGCCTATCCGTTCATGAAACGGATCACCTGGTGGCCGCAGGCCTGGCTGGGCCTCGTCTTTTCCTGGGCGGCGCTGGTCGGCTGGGTGGAGATGGACACGGGGCTGCTCGCGCCGATGGCGTGGCTCTATGCCGGCTGCGTGCTCTGGGTGATCGGCTACGACACCATCTATGCGGTGCAGGATCTGGAGGATGATGCGCTGGTCGGCGTCCGCTCGTCCGCGCGCGCCATGGGCCGCCATGTCCGGCTCGGCGTCGCACTCTGCTACGCCGGTGCGCTCACGCTCTGGAGCGCGGCGATCTGGACGGTCCGGCCGGACGCGCTTGCGCTGGTGGCGCTCCTCCCGATGGCGCTGCACCTCGGCTGGCAGGTGGCGACGCTGCGGCCGCGCGACGGGGCGAACGCGCTCGTGCGCTTCCGTTCGAATCGCAATGCGGGAGTGCTGATGGCGGCCGCCTGCTTCGTCGTCGGCACCAGCTCGCTTTGA
- a CDS encoding manganese catalase family protein has product MFMHNKKLQYTVRVAEPNPGLAKLMLEQFGGPDGELAAAMRYFTQGLADEDPGRKDMLLDIATEELSHLEVIGSIVAMLNKGTKADISEGAMEEAELYMKINNGSADATQAILYGGGPSLTNSAGVPWSGAYVDSRGEPTVDLRSNIAAEARAKIVYERLINVTDDVGVQDALKFLMTREIAHQKSFEKALFAIEDNFPPGKLPGVEKYASTYVNTSQGEGDATGPWNSGDEWERIDDLTNTLPADGGSGLPTVELKGEQKSALAQLATRTKSNPDGNPTTGADLAAGPGAGRTKKVPEDIA; this is encoded by the coding sequence ATGTTCATGCACAACAAGAAGCTGCAATATACGGTGCGCGTTGCCGAGCCCAATCCGGGACTCGCCAAGCTGATGCTCGAACAGTTCGGCGGCCCCGACGGCGAGTTGGCTGCCGCGATGCGCTATTTCACCCAAGGACTGGCGGACGAGGATCCCGGTCGCAAGGACATGCTGCTCGACATCGCGACCGAGGAGCTGAGCCATCTCGAGGTGATCGGATCGATCGTCGCGATGCTGAACAAGGGCACCAAGGCCGACATCAGCGAAGGCGCGATGGAGGAAGCCGAGCTGTACATGAAGATCAACAACGGCAGCGCGGACGCGACGCAGGCGATCCTTTATGGCGGCGGACCTTCGCTGACGAACTCGGCGGGCGTGCCGTGGTCGGGCGCCTATGTCGACAGCCGCGGCGAGCCTACGGTCGACCTGCGCTCGAACATCGCGGCCGAGGCACGCGCCAAGATCGTCTATGAGCGGCTGATCAACGTGACCGACGATGTCGGCGTGCAGGACGCGCTGAAGTTCCTGATGACGCGGGAGATCGCGCACCAGAAATCCTTCGAGAAGGCGCTGTTCGCGATCGAGGACAATTTCCCGCCGGGCAAGCTGCCGGGCGTCGAGAAATATGCCAGCACCTATGTGAACACCTCGCAGGGCGAAGGCGACGCGACCGGCCCCTGGAACAGCGGCGACGAATGGGAGCGGATCGACGACCTCACCAACACCCTGCCCGCCGATGGCGGCAGCGGCCTGCCGACGGTCGAGCTCAAGGGCGAGCAGAAGAGCGCGCTGGCGCAGCTCGCCACCCGCACCAAATCGAATCCCGACGGCAACCCGACGACCGGCGCCGATCTGGCCGCCGGCCCTGGCGCGGGACGGACGAAGAAGGTGCCCGAGGACATCGCCTGA